One stretch of Streptomyces sp. NBC_01363 DNA includes these proteins:
- a CDS encoding MFS transporter: protein MSAETAETAEPTEPTADSADAASRRHEQRGWYFYDFACSVYSTSVLTVFIGPYLTSIAKASADADGFVHPLGIPVRAGSLFAYAVSMSVVVAVILMPIVGAAADRTGRKKPLLAAAAYTGAAATTGMFFLDGQRYLLGAFLLIVANAAISVSMVLYNAYLPQIAGPEERDAVSSRGWAFGYTSGALVLVLNLVLYTGHDSFGLSQSDSVRICLASAGLWWGAFTLVPLRRLRDRHVTASGEGAVGSGWRQLMATLRDMRRHPLTLSFLLAYLVYNDGVQTVISQASVYGSEELGLDQTTLITAVLLVQVLAVAGALGMGRLARVYGAKRTILGSLVVWTLILVAGYFLPAGAPVFFYVLASAIGLVLGGSQALSRSLFSHLVPRGKEAEYFSAYEMSDRGLSWLGPLVFGLAYQLTGSYRDAIISLVIFFVVGSVLLARVPVRRAVAAAGNPVPERI from the coding sequence TTGAGCGCCGAGACCGCGGAAACCGCTGAGCCGACGGAACCGACAGCGGATTCCGCCGATGCCGCGAGCCGCAGGCACGAACAACGCGGCTGGTATTTCTACGACTTCGCCTGCTCCGTCTACTCGACGAGCGTCCTGACCGTCTTCATCGGCCCCTATCTCACCTCGATAGCCAAGGCGTCCGCCGACGCCGACGGCTTCGTGCACCCGCTCGGCATTCCGGTCCGCGCCGGGTCGCTGTTCGCCTACGCGGTCTCCATGTCCGTCGTGGTCGCGGTGATCCTGATGCCGATCGTGGGCGCCGCCGCGGACCGCACGGGGCGCAAGAAGCCGCTGCTCGCGGCCGCCGCCTACACCGGGGCCGCCGCGACCACCGGCATGTTCTTCCTGGACGGTCAGCGCTATCTGCTGGGCGCGTTCCTGCTGATCGTGGCGAACGCCGCGATCTCGGTGTCGATGGTGCTCTACAACGCGTATCTGCCGCAGATCGCCGGGCCGGAGGAGCGGGACGCGGTCTCCTCGCGCGGCTGGGCCTTCGGCTACACCTCGGGTGCGCTCGTCCTGGTGCTGAACCTGGTCCTGTACACGGGCCACGACTCCTTCGGCCTCTCCCAGTCCGACTCGGTACGGATCTGTCTCGCGTCGGCCGGTCTCTGGTGGGGCGCCTTCACGCTCGTGCCGCTGCGCCGGCTGCGCGACCGGCACGTGACGGCGAGCGGCGAGGGTGCGGTCGGTTCGGGCTGGCGGCAGCTGATGGCCACCCTGCGCGACATGCGCCGCCATCCCCTGACGCTCTCCTTCCTGCTGGCGTACCTCGTCTACAACGACGGCGTGCAGACGGTGATCTCCCAGGCATCGGTGTACGGCTCGGAGGAGCTGGGCCTCGACCAGACGACCCTGATCACGGCGGTGCTGCTGGTGCAGGTGCTCGCGGTGGCCGGAGCACTGGGGATGGGCCGGCTGGCACGGGTGTACGGCGCGAAGCGCACGATCCTCGGTTCGCTCGTCGTCTGGACGCTGATTCTCGTCGCCGGCTATTTCCTCCCCGCCGGAGCACCGGTCTTCTTCTATGTACTGGCGTCGGCGATCGGCCTGGTGCTGGGCGGCAGCCAGGCACTGTCGCGCTCGCTCTTCTCCCATCTGGTGCCGCGCGGCAAGGAGGCCGAGTACTTCTCCGCGTACGAGATGAGCGACCGCGGACTGAGCTGGCTGGGACCGCTGGTGTTCGGGCTCGCGTATCAGCTGACCGGCAGCTACCGGGATGCGATCATCTCGTTGGTGATCTTCTTCGTGGTCGGTTCCGTGCTGCTCGCGAGGGTGCCGGTACGGCGGGCCGTGGCGGCCGCGGGCAATCCCGTTCCGGAACGGATTTAG
- a CDS encoding glycerophosphodiester phosphodiesterase encodes MTSVRHPYLDHPATIPFAHRGGAADGIENTTAAFRRAADAGYRYFETDVHTTSDGRLVAFHDATLDRVTDARGRIAELPWSEVRRARVAGREPLPLFEELLETFPEARWNVDIKAGSALVPLVELIRRADAWDRVCVGSFSEARVARAHRLAGPRLATSYGVRGVLGLRLRSYGIPATLRAGAVCAQVPESQNGVRVVDRRFVREAHARGLQVHVWTVNEPERMAALLDLGVDGIMTDHIETLRTVLSERGAWA; translated from the coding sequence GTGACCTCCGTACGCCACCCCTATCTGGACCATCCCGCGACGATCCCCTTCGCCCACCGAGGCGGTGCGGCGGACGGGATCGAGAACACCACGGCCGCGTTCCGCCGGGCCGCCGACGCCGGGTACCGCTACTTCGAGACCGATGTGCACACCACCTCGGACGGCCGCCTGGTGGCCTTCCACGACGCCACCCTGGACCGGGTGACGGACGCCCGCGGCCGGATAGCCGAGCTGCCCTGGAGCGAGGTGCGGCGGGCCAGGGTGGCGGGCCGGGAGCCGCTGCCGCTGTTCGAGGAGCTGCTGGAGACGTTCCCCGAGGCCCGCTGGAACGTCGACATCAAGGCCGGGTCCGCGCTGGTCCCGCTGGTCGAACTGATCCGCCGCGCGGACGCCTGGGACCGGGTGTGCGTCGGCTCGTTCTCGGAGGCCCGGGTCGCCAGGGCCCACCGCCTGGCGGGCCCCCGGCTCGCCACCTCCTACGGCGTCCGGGGCGTGCTGGGCCTGCGGCTGCGCTCGTACGGAATACCGGCGACGCTGCGGGCGGGCGCGGTGTGCGCACAGGTGCCGGAGAGCCAGAACGGTGTCCGGGTGGTCGACCGGCGCTTCGTGCGCGAGGCACACGCGCGCGGGCTCCAGGTGCACGTCTGGACCGTGAACGAACCGGAGCGGATGGCAGCGCTCCTCGATCTCGGCGTGGATGGCATCATGACCGATCACATCGAGACGCTGCGCACGGTGTTGAGCGAGCGGGGGGCCTGGGCCTGA
- a CDS encoding YitT family protein, whose translation MSTAAAPRGAHLTRRLIQLYVGLALYGASSALLVRAGLGLEPWGVLHQGLAERTGLSIGVVSIVVGAAVLLLWIPIRQRPGLGTVSNVFAVGIAMDGTLALVPDVHGLAAQIAVMVAGVVVNGVATGLYIAARFGPGPRDGLMTGLYLRTGRSIRLVRTLIEVAVVATGFLLGGTLGAGTVVYALAIGPLAQFFLRFFAVGGKPAAGAGADTEIGPDVETRAHEEGALASAPDNGDTAVTARTPEQAILPQ comes from the coding sequence TTGTCCACCGCCGCCGCCCCTCGCGGGGCGCACCTCACCCGTCGGCTGATCCAGCTGTACGTCGGTCTCGCGCTGTACGGGGCCAGCTCGGCGCTCCTGGTCCGCGCCGGTCTCGGGCTCGAACCCTGGGGCGTGCTGCATCAGGGGCTCGCCGAGCGCACCGGTCTGTCCATCGGAGTCGTCTCGATCGTCGTCGGCGCCGCCGTCCTGCTGCTGTGGATCCCGATCAGGCAGCGTCCGGGCCTGGGCACCGTCTCCAATGTCTTCGCCGTCGGCATCGCCATGGACGGCACGCTCGCGCTCGTACCCGACGTGCACGGCCTCGCCGCGCAGATAGCCGTGATGGTCGCGGGCGTCGTCGTCAACGGCGTCGCCACCGGGCTGTACATCGCGGCGCGGTTCGGCCCGGGACCCCGTGACGGGCTCATGACCGGACTGTATCTGCGCACCGGCCGCTCCATCCGGCTGGTGCGGACGCTGATCGAGGTGGCGGTCGTGGCGACCGGCTTCCTGCTCGGCGGCACGCTCGGGGCGGGCACGGTCGTGTACGCCCTGGCCATCGGCCCGCTCGCCCAGTTCTTCCTGCGCTTCTTCGCGGTCGGCGGGAAACCGGCCGCGGGGGCCGGTGCCGACACGGAGATCGGGCCCGACGTGGAGACCCGGGCCCACGAGGAGGGCGCTCTCGCATCCGCGCCGGACAATGGCGACACCGCCGTCACCGCCCGGACACCGGAGCAGGCCATACTTCCGCAGTGA
- a CDS encoding PLP-dependent aminotransferase family protein, whose protein sequence is MAQWTSAVGAAQLARQLQAQQSRPVGPGARRPPAYRALADGIRLLVLEGRVPVAARLPAERELALALSVSRTTVAAAYEALRTEGFLESRRGAGSWTAVPAGNPLPARGLEPLPPESLGSMIDLGCASLPAPEPWLTRAVQGAIEELAPYAHTHGDYPAGLPALRQMIADRYTGRGIPTMPEQIMVTTGAMGAIDAICHLFAGRGERIAVESPSYANILQLMREAGARLVPVAMEEGLGGWDMNRWRQVLRDAAPRLAYVVADFHNPTGALADEDRRRALVDAARSAGTVLVVDETMNELCLDADVRMPRRVCAFDPAGSTVITVGSASKAFWAGMRIGWVRAAPDVIRSLVAARAYADMGTPVLEQLAVNWLMRTGGWEEAVQVRREQARENRDALVAAVRRELPDWEFSVPRGGLTLWVRTGGLSGSRLAVAGERVGVRVPSGPRFGVDGAFEGYVRLPFTVSGPVADEAAARLAAAAQLVGSGAGAGVEAPRTFVA, encoded by the coding sequence ATGGCTCAGTGGACTTCGGCAGTGGGTGCGGCGCAGCTCGCCCGGCAGCTCCAGGCCCAACAGTCCCGGCCCGTCGGACCAGGCGCCCGCAGGCCGCCCGCCTACCGTGCGCTGGCCGACGGGATCCGTCTGCTCGTCCTCGAAGGCCGGGTGCCCGTCGCAGCCAGGCTCCCCGCCGAACGCGAACTGGCGCTCGCCCTGTCCGTCAGCCGCACCACCGTCGCCGCCGCGTACGAGGCGCTGCGGACCGAGGGATTCCTGGAGTCCCGCCGGGGAGCCGGCAGCTGGACCGCCGTGCCCGCCGGGAACCCGCTGCCCGCACGCGGTCTGGAGCCGCTGCCGCCGGAGTCCCTCGGCTCGATGATCGACCTGGGCTGCGCCTCGCTGCCCGCCCCCGAACCGTGGCTGACCCGGGCGGTCCAGGGCGCCATCGAGGAGCTCGCGCCGTACGCCCACACCCATGGCGACTACCCGGCCGGTCTGCCCGCGCTGCGGCAGATGATCGCCGACCGCTACACCGGGCGCGGCATCCCGACCATGCCCGAACAGATCATGGTCACCACGGGTGCGATGGGTGCGATCGACGCGATCTGCCACCTCTTCGCGGGCCGCGGAGAGCGGATCGCGGTGGAGTCCCCGAGCTATGCCAACATCCTGCAGCTGATGCGCGAGGCGGGTGCCCGGCTGGTGCCGGTGGCGATGGAGGAGGGGCTCGGCGGCTGGGACATGAACCGGTGGCGGCAGGTGCTGCGGGACGCGGCGCCGCGGCTCGCCTATGTCGTCGCCGACTTCCACAACCCCACGGGCGCGCTGGCCGACGAGGACCGGCGGCGCGCCCTGGTGGACGCGGCCCGCTCCGCAGGCACGGTCCTGGTCGTCGACGAGACCATGAACGAGCTCTGCCTCGACGCCGATGTGCGGATGCCCCGCCGGGTCTGCGCCTTCGACCCGGCGGGCTCCACCGTGATCACGGTCGGATCGGCGAGCAAGGCCTTCTGGGCGGGCATGCGGATCGGCTGGGTGCGCGCCGCCCCGGACGTGATCCGCAGCCTGGTGGCCGCCCGCGCCTACGCCGACATGGGCACGCCCGTGCTCGAACAGCTCGCCGTCAACTGGCTGATGCGCACCGGCGGCTGGGAGGAGGCCGTGCAGGTCCGGCGCGAACAGGCGCGGGAGAACCGGGACGCGCTCGTGGCCGCGGTCCGCCGGGAGCTGCCCGACTGGGAGTTCTCCGTTCCGCGCGGCGGCCTGACGCTCTGGGTGCGGACCGGTGGCCTCTCCGGCTCCCGGCTGGCGGTGGCCGGGGAGCGGGTCGGGGTACGCGTTCCGTCCGGTCCCCGGTTCGGGGTCGACGGCGCCTTCGAGGGGTACGTACGGCTGCCGTTCACGGTCTCGGGGCCGGTCGCGGACGAGGCGGCGGCACGGCTCGCGGCGGCGGCGCAGTTGGTCGGGTCGGGGGCGGGCGCGGGCGTCGAGGCGCCGCGGACGTTCGTCGCCTGA
- a CDS encoding ATP-binding protein, whose product MARRPLPRILSSGSASITRSREFARTATDNATDVLHPLITITRGLRLLAGAGRQKWAATPKDRRGPTLSLVAACVLAFALMPYGGLIALVTVMGAAAWAGRERTPVKTGPDEAETARLRSLYEALVPYFSVADDPGPLFSHGGDWEKAFSGYEFDGDGRLTRLQVTYPAYFTDSEAASRARIERLLHAKSGRGREYHFAWDEEGNQLVMNVLGALPTSIGAQRFVTAPGETVLGFTDGDAVQRTVPVHDGDTTRDAPPVVWRTGARSTEPHLLVVGQPGSGTTTLMRSIALQALQHGDILIVEGSGTGEYACLTGRDGVLSVECGLAGALATLEWAAHETERRLTAANRARQVGHPVPDDIKRPLWILLDRPSVLGHLAAADGRPDPQELLQGPLRHGRAAGVTVVLTDQFDSLDTLGETVRTHCRARVALGHCSREQVESVLGTEPHTTPAADVPPGRGYARLGTGPVLRLQVPATPDPYDEATGEAQRQAVLALLPERQVPVVEAAVPAGAGVPEPVLPRTVTVAVEGMAVTD is encoded by the coding sequence GTGGCCCGGCGACCACTCCCCCGCATTCTGAGCAGCGGCAGCGCCTCGATCACTCGCAGTCGCGAGTTCGCGCGCACGGCCACCGACAACGCCACGGACGTCCTCCATCCGCTGATCACGATCACTCGTGGTCTGCGGCTGCTGGCCGGAGCCGGACGGCAGAAGTGGGCCGCGACGCCCAAGGACAGGCGTGGCCCCACGCTGTCCCTCGTCGCGGCCTGCGTACTCGCGTTCGCGCTCATGCCGTACGGGGGTCTGATCGCCCTTGTCACGGTGATGGGCGCCGCAGCCTGGGCGGGGCGGGAGCGGACCCCCGTGAAGACCGGTCCCGACGAGGCGGAGACCGCGCGGCTGCGGTCCTTGTACGAGGCGCTCGTGCCGTACTTCTCCGTGGCCGACGACCCCGGTCCGCTGTTCTCCCACGGCGGCGACTGGGAGAAGGCCTTCAGCGGTTACGAGTTCGACGGCGACGGGCGGCTGACCCGCCTCCAGGTGACGTACCCCGCCTACTTCACCGACAGCGAGGCCGCCTCCCGTGCCCGGATCGAGCGGCTGCTGCACGCCAAGTCCGGCCGCGGCCGCGAATACCACTTCGCCTGGGACGAGGAGGGCAACCAGCTCGTCATGAACGTCCTCGGCGCCCTGCCCACCTCCATCGGCGCCCAGCGTTTCGTCACCGCCCCCGGCGAGACCGTACTGGGCTTCACCGACGGCGACGCGGTGCAGCGCACGGTTCCGGTGCACGACGGCGACACGACCCGTGACGCCCCTCCGGTCGTCTGGCGGACCGGCGCCCGCTCCACCGAGCCGCATCTGCTGGTGGTCGGGCAGCCCGGCAGCGGCACCACGACCCTGATGCGCTCCATCGCCCTGCAGGCGCTCCAGCACGGCGACATCCTGATCGTCGAAGGCAGCGGAACCGGCGAATACGCCTGCCTGACCGGGCGGGACGGCGTACTGAGCGTGGAGTGCGGGCTGGCCGGCGCACTGGCGACCCTGGAATGGGCGGCCCACGAGACGGAACGGCGGCTGACCGCCGCGAACCGGGCCCGGCAGGTCGGCCACCCCGTGCCCGACGACATCAAGCGCCCGCTCTGGATCCTGCTGGACCGGCCGAGTGTCCTCGGCCATCTGGCCGCCGCCGATGGCAGGCCCGATCCGCAGGAACTGCTCCAGGGGCCGCTGCGGCACGGCAGGGCGGCCGGCGTCACCGTGGTCCTGACCGATCAGTTCGACAGCCTGGACACCCTCGGCGAGACCGTACGGACGCACTGCAGGGCCCGGGTCGCGCTGGGCCACTGCTCCCGCGAGCAGGTGGAGTCGGTGCTCGGTACCGAGCCGCACACCACCCCGGCCGCCGATGTCCCGCCCGGCCGCGGATACGCGCGACTCGGCACCGGCCCGGTGCTCCGGCTCCAGGTCCCGGCCACGCCCGATCCGTACGACGAGGCGACCGGCGAGGCACAGCGACAGGCGGTCCTCGCTCTGCTTCCCGAGCGGCAGGTGCCGGTCGTCGAGGCGGCCGTGCCGGCCGGAGCGGGCGTCCCCGAGCCGGTGCTGCCGCGCACCGTGACCGTGGCCGTCGAGGGCATGGCGGTCACCGACTGA
- a CDS encoding ankyrin repeat domain-containing protein, whose amino-acid sequence MSETPDPEVVELATKVFDLARRGETDALAAYVDAGVPANLTNDRGDSLLMLAAYHGHAAAVTALVGRGADPDRANDRGQTPLAGAVFKGEDAVIEALLSAGADPAAGTPSALDTARMFGKADLLELFGSR is encoded by the coding sequence ATGAGCGAAACCCCCGATCCCGAGGTGGTCGAGCTGGCGACGAAGGTCTTCGACCTCGCCCGCCGCGGTGAGACCGACGCGCTCGCCGCGTACGTCGACGCGGGCGTCCCCGCGAACCTCACCAACGACCGGGGCGATTCGCTGCTGATGCTCGCCGCCTACCACGGGCACGCCGCCGCCGTCACGGCCCTCGTCGGCCGGGGCGCCGACCCGGACCGGGCCAACGACCGCGGGCAGACGCCGCTCGCCGGAGCCGTCTTCAAGGGCGAGGACGCGGTGATCGAGGCACTGCTCTCCGCGGGCGCCGATCCGGCCGCCGGAACACCCTCCGCTCTCGACACGGCTCGCATGTTCGGCAAGGCCGACCTGCTGGAACTCTTCGGCTCCCGCTGA
- a CDS encoding HEAT repeat domain-containing protein: MFDPFIAPSGTLLGLLQRGRGDGTLHALAAPRPEALAALNHCVLSDPRHDWQVENRSLYYARLYLDLDGGIEEIERHLCDPDDHLDTDDSRTGLALAVLGHLASYGRDDALALLRRYAATGTNWAWALDELALRDDDAGLRALAVPVLGRFPATEEGAAELAVAVRDAYEPRPWRLWAEDPRDTVGTRVRAASEQGSFDRWQRQMRPGGPRPGWSVQAVFDWAQQGLERGSTLHVPAARCLTAVAGPEDRPTIIEAARSGPEGARCAALHYLAEARDPAVLDLIETGAVGVSRTVADASVAAFERMCGDAAVERARRWARRPDALGASAAGVLACRGGAQDASLVLGALREAVRGDGPDAPRLWTLVDGAGRLGIVCAAPVLRHVYRETSSSHLRGRAARALAATDPSFATGFAVECLWDCEETTREVAALHAETGDIRVAERLRRLAADPAEEAEVQTAVRSRIGPDTPAA, translated from the coding sequence ATGTTTGATCCGTTCATAGCGCCGAGCGGCACCCTGCTCGGCCTGCTGCAGAGGGGCCGTGGCGACGGCACGCTCCACGCGCTCGCCGCACCACGCCCCGAGGCCCTGGCGGCTCTCAACCACTGCGTCCTGAGCGATCCGCGTCACGACTGGCAGGTGGAGAACCGCTCCCTCTACTACGCACGCCTGTACCTCGACCTCGACGGCGGCATCGAAGAGATCGAGCGTCACCTGTGCGATCCCGACGACCACCTCGACACCGACGACTCGCGCACCGGGCTGGCCCTCGCCGTGCTCGGCCACCTCGCCTCGTACGGACGCGACGACGCCCTGGCCCTGCTGCGGCGGTACGCCGCGACCGGCACCAACTGGGCCTGGGCCCTCGACGAGCTCGCCCTGCGCGACGACGACGCGGGACTCCGCGCCCTCGCCGTACCCGTGCTCGGCCGGTTCCCGGCCACCGAGGAGGGCGCCGCCGAGCTGGCCGTCGCCGTACGGGACGCCTACGAACCCCGCCCCTGGCGGCTCTGGGCGGAAGACCCGCGCGACACGGTCGGCACCAGGGTCAGGGCCGCCTCGGAACAGGGCTCCTTCGACCGCTGGCAGCGCCAGATGCGGCCCGGCGGCCCGCGTCCGGGCTGGAGCGTGCAGGCGGTCTTCGACTGGGCCCAGCAGGGACTCGAACGCGGCAGCACCCTCCATGTGCCGGCCGCCCGCTGCCTCACCGCCGTCGCGGGCCCCGAGGACCGGCCCACGATCATCGAGGCCGCCCGCAGCGGCCCGGAAGGCGCACGCTGTGCCGCGCTGCACTACCTGGCGGAGGCCAGGGACCCGGCCGTGCTCGACCTGATCGAGACCGGCGCGGTCGGGGTCTCGCGCACCGTCGCCGACGCGTCCGTCGCCGCCTTCGAGCGGATGTGCGGCGACGCTGCGGTGGAGCGCGCCAGGCGCTGGGCCCGACGGCCCGACGCGCTCGGCGCCTCCGCGGCCGGTGTGCTCGCCTGCCGGGGCGGTGCCCAGGACGCCTCACTGGTCCTCGGAGCGCTCCGCGAAGCCGTACGGGGCGACGGACCGGACGCACCACGTCTGTGGACCCTCGTCGACGGCGCGGGGCGGCTGGGCATCGTCTGTGCCGCTCCCGTGCTGCGGCACGTCTACCGGGAGACGTCCTCGTCGCATCTGCGCGGCCGGGCGGCCCGCGCACTGGCCGCCACCGATCCCTCCTTCGCCACCGGATTCGCCGTCGAGTGCCTGTGGGACTGCGAGGAGACCACCCGCGAGGTCGCCGCCCTCCACGCGGAGACCGGGGACATCAGGGTCGCCGAGCGGCTCCGCCGCCTCGCCGCAGACCCGGCCGAGGAGGCCGAGGTGCAGACGGCGGTACGCAGCCGGATCGGGCCCGACACTCCGGCGGCCTGA